In Leishmania mexicana MHOM/GT/2001/U1103 complete genome, chromosome 20, one genomic interval encodes:
- a CDS encoding ADP-ribosylation factor-like protein has translation MSKDDASIAYAKRHNIHHLFELMATKVLLNRPENPFAYLRNLLKDVEESEKNRVPYDPTQVHFNNDVSAAAPPAGDSGGSGAAAPAATPTSAKKEKRTVTLATFGLDQAGKTCALSVLESGEADTKYTPTIGFSPIKFPLDDYNLCVFDLGGAANFRGIWVHYYHDCFGIVYVIDSAASDERVAESLKVLHETLQHPYVKGKPLLVLANKKDLPESRGVGVVPQGFLEEAMGEPTAPHRVLATCAIEDDPTLVEGIEWLLEVVSKEYDALVKRVAKDSDEVKNEKARQRAARLAEIRGENK, from the coding sequence ATGTCGAAAGACGACGCGAGTATTGCTTATGCCAAGAGGCACAACATCCACCATCTGTTCGAGCTCATGGCGACCAAGGTGCTGCTGAACCGTCCCGAGAACCCCTTTGCGTACCTTCGCAACCTCCTCAAGGACGTGGAGGAGTCCGAGAAGAACAGGGTCCCGTACGATCCCACCCAGGTCCACTTCAACAATGACGTTagtgccgcagcaccgccggcgggagacagcggcggcagtggcgcggcggctccagcagcgacgccgaccTCCGCgaagaaggaaaaaagaaCGGTGACGCTAGCCACCTTTGGTCTCGACCAGGCGGGCAAGACGTGCGCCCTTTCCGTTctggagagcggcgaggcggACACGAAGTACACCCCGACCATCGGGTTTTCCCCGATCAAGTTCCCGCTGGACGACTACAACTTGTGCGTCTTTGACCTCGGCGGGGCCGCCAACTTCCGCGGCATTTGGGTGCACTACTACCACGACTGCTTCGGTATTGTGTACGTCATCGACTCGGCGGCCAGCGATGAGCGGGTGGCCGAGTCGCTCAAGGTGCTGCACGAGACGCTCCAGCACCCGTACGTGAAAGGGAAGCCACTCTTGGTGCTGGCAAACAAGAAGGACTTGCCGGAGAGCCGCGGAGTGGGAGTGGTCCCCCAGGGCTTTCTCGAGGAAGCGATGGGAGAACCCaccgcgccgcaccgcgtgCTAGCGACGTGTGCCATAGAAGATGACCCGACCTTGGTGGAAGGTATTGAGTGGCTGCTGGAGGTTGTGTCGAAGGAGTACGACGCACTAGTGAAGCGGGTGGCGaaggacagcgacgaggtgAAGAACGAAAAGGCTCGCCAACGGGCTGCCAGGCTGGCCGAAATTCGCGGCGAGAACAAGTGA